In one Arenibacter antarcticus genomic region, the following are encoded:
- a CDS encoding cyclase family protein — MKTIIKHNTIKYSIDLSKPLDISIPITGGNTNVNSWYLPPPKIEPHSEGKFIGKVSQGGSTNFNDIYFNPHSHGTHTECVGHITEEFQSVNQSLSKFFFMAEVITIAPEKIGDDFVISKKQLQYALGNKNREAVIIRTLPNLSEKKSRQYSHTNPPYMLEDAAKLLLDKGVEHLLIDLPSVDKEKDEGNLLAHKAFWDYDGKVRLNATITELIFVANSILDGKYFLNLQVAPFENDASPSRPVLYKIEE, encoded by the coding sequence ATGAAGACAATTATAAAACACAACACAATAAAATATTCAATAGACCTTAGCAAGCCCTTGGATATATCCATTCCGATTACTGGTGGTAATACCAATGTAAATTCATGGTATTTACCGCCTCCGAAAATAGAGCCACATAGTGAGGGTAAATTTATTGGAAAGGTTTCTCAGGGAGGTTCTACCAATTTTAATGATATTTATTTTAATCCCCATTCGCATGGTACACATACGGAATGTGTGGGGCATATTACCGAAGAATTCCAATCTGTGAACCAAAGTTTGTCCAAATTTTTCTTTATGGCCGAAGTGATCACCATTGCCCCGGAGAAAATTGGGGACGATTTTGTAATTTCTAAAAAGCAATTACAGTATGCCTTGGGAAATAAAAATAGAGAAGCCGTAATTATAAGGACCCTTCCCAATTTAAGTGAAAAGAAGTCCCGACAGTACTCCCATACCAATCCGCCGTATATGTTGGAAGATGCCGCTAAATTATTATTGGATAAGGGGGTAGAGCACCTGTTGATAGACCTTCCTTCGGTGGATAAGGAAAAGGATGAAGGCAATTTATTGGCTCATAAGGCATTTTGGGACTATGATGGGAAAGTCCGATTGAATGCCACGATTACAGAGCTGATCTTTGTGGCAAATTCCATTTTGGATGGGAAATACTTTTTAAACCTTCAAGTGGCCCCTTTTGAAAATGATGCAAGTCCCAGTAGGCCGGTTTTGTACAAGATTGAAGAATAA
- the hemW gene encoding radical SAM family heme chaperone HemW, producing the protein MNSQESSPFGGGGGLYIHIPFCKQACHYCDFHFSTNMGKKEAMVLALIRELEMRKTEFSNEEVRTIYFGGGTPSVLEASEIDRILAAVHQHYTVIEAPEITLEANPDDLSASKIKELASTSINRLSIGIQSFFGEDLKLMNRAHNAKEAEECIALARTYFDDISIDLIYGVPGMTNERWMANIEKALSFNIPHISSYALTVEPKTALKVFIDKGIIAPVDDELAEAHYRILVEKLTTAGYINYEFSNFGKKNYFSQNNTAYWQGKKYIGIGPSAHSYDRTRRGWNINNNAKYIKAISQNTLPMETEVLSKTDRYNECIMTGLRTIWGVSLTQVKVDFGLDFYAHLLKQVAQKIKEGLLIIEDDHLLVAPKGKFLSDGIAADLFIVNLS; encoded by the coding sequence ATGAATAGTCAAGAAAGCTCCCCCTTTGGGGGCGGGGGGGGCTTGTATATCCATATCCCTTTCTGCAAACAGGCATGTCACTATTGCGATTTTCATTTCTCCACCAATATGGGGAAGAAGGAGGCTATGGTTTTGGCCTTGATACGGGAACTGGAAATGAGAAAAACCGAATTTTCCAACGAAGAGGTGCGTACCATTTATTTTGGAGGTGGTACCCCATCAGTTTTGGAAGCCTCGGAAATAGACCGGATATTGGCTGCGGTCCATCAACATTACACGGTAATTGAAGCGCCGGAAATTACCCTGGAGGCAAATCCCGATGACTTATCTGCGAGTAAAATAAAAGAACTGGCCAGTACCTCCATCAATAGACTAAGTATTGGTATTCAATCATTTTTTGGGGAAGATCTAAAATTGATGAATAGGGCCCACAATGCAAAAGAAGCGGAGGAGTGCATTGCCTTGGCAAGAACCTATTTTGATGATATCTCCATCGACTTAATTTATGGTGTTCCCGGGATGACCAATGAACGCTGGATGGCCAACATAGAAAAGGCATTATCCTTTAACATCCCCCATATTTCTAGTTATGCGCTTACTGTGGAGCCCAAAACTGCCTTGAAAGTGTTTATAGATAAAGGGATTATAGCGCCGGTAGATGATGAGCTGGCCGAAGCGCACTACCGTATTTTAGTAGAAAAGCTTACAACAGCTGGATATATCAACTATGAGTTCTCCAATTTTGGGAAAAAGAATTATTTTTCGCAGAACAATACTGCTTATTGGCAAGGAAAAAAATATATAGGGATAGGACCTTCCGCCCATTCCTATGATAGGACCCGAAGAGGTTGGAATATAAATAACAATGCGAAGTATATTAAGGCCATTTCTCAAAATACCCTGCCTATGGAGACCGAAGTGTTGTCTAAAACCGATCGTTATAACGAATGTATAATGACCGGACTACGTACCATTTGGGGAGTTTCCTTGACGCAGGTGAAAGTCGATTTTGGCCTAGACTTTTATGCCCATTTATTAAAACAAGTAGCGCAAAAAATAAAAGAGGGACTGTTGATTATAGAAGATGATCACCTTTTGGTAGCACCAAAAGGTAAATTTTTAAGCGACGGAATTGCGGCAGATCTATTTATAGTTAACTTGTCCTGA
- the ruvC gene encoding crossover junction endodeoxyribonuclease RuvC, which translates to MKHEKIILGIDPGTTIMGFGLIKVVNKKMEFLQMNELLLQKYSDPYTKLKLIFERTIELIDTYHPDEIAIEAPFFGKNVQSMLKLGRAQGVAMAAGLSREIPITEYLPKKIKMAITGNGNASKEQVAKMLQSVLGLKSLPKNLDSTDGLAAAVCHFYNEGRIEVGKGYSGWDAFVKQNSPPAPKGGGQASGSQKGINKADIIDLRKKKS; encoded by the coding sequence TTGAAACACGAAAAAATTATATTGGGGATCGACCCCGGAACCACTATCATGGGGTTCGGTCTAATAAAAGTGGTGAACAAGAAAATGGAGTTTCTTCAGATGAACGAATTGCTCTTGCAAAAATACAGCGACCCCTATACCAAGCTGAAACTTATTTTTGAACGCACCATAGAATTGATAGATACCTACCACCCAGATGAGATTGCTATAGAGGCTCCTTTTTTTGGAAAGAACGTACAATCCATGTTGAAATTGGGTCGTGCACAAGGTGTAGCTATGGCCGCGGGATTATCTCGTGAAATTCCCATTACCGAATACCTGCCTAAAAAGATAAAAATGGCCATTACCGGAAACGGAAATGCCAGTAAGGAACAGGTGGCCAAAATGCTACAGAGTGTCCTTGGACTAAAATCGCTCCCAAAAAATCTGGACAGCACCGACGGACTTGCCGCAGCAGTATGCCACTTTTATAACGAAGGCCGTATAGAAGTGGGCAAAGGTTATAGCGGATGGGATGCTTTTGTGAAGCAAAATAGCCCCCCAGCCCCCAAAGGGGGAGGGCAGGCCTCCGGTTCCCAAAAGGGAATCAATAAAGCAGACATTATTGATCTTAGAAAAAAGAAAAGCTAA
- a CDS encoding lipopolysaccharide assembly protein LapB, producing the protein MKKLVLICVLAILGNKGVAQTTSNTIADSLFATANYTLAINEYAKQGSPNAQLQIARAYNAIGNFDKALAQYISLVQSNQSLELAKYELGRLYLKLKHYTPAQAVFSQLIKKNDQNPEYFHYLGESLKELDHFPESITAYKQSVKIDSTHLRSLFQLGKYYVMQRERDSVLKYVDKGLHFYGNDVSLINLKALAYYNDHYLWQAIPLFERLVELGEDKEYIHERMGHAYLIMHRYTEAKDAYFKLLGFDEENPKALYGVGTSFWKLQELDSAITYIQKSIEVQKVTLDKEYNALARLAVEQNDIKLAIGYYIKAYQENYDGYLYKYEICLLSDLYYKNPKQSLKCYREYQQKFGHQKDYFSEFASKRISEIKEEIHMNTH; encoded by the coding sequence TTGAAAAAGCTAGTTCTAATTTGTGTGTTAGCTATCCTTGGAAATAAGGGAGTTGCCCAAACCACTTCCAATACTATTGCCGATAGTCTTTTTGCAACAGCGAACTATACCTTGGCCATAAATGAATATGCCAAACAAGGGTCGCCCAACGCGCAATTGCAAATTGCACGGGCCTACAATGCCATTGGGAATTTTGACAAGGCCTTGGCACAGTATATAAGTTTGGTACAAAGCAACCAATCCTTGGAACTGGCGAAATATGAGTTGGGGAGATTGTATCTTAAGCTGAAACATTACACCCCTGCTCAGGCGGTATTTTCTCAGTTGATTAAAAAAAATGATCAGAATCCAGAGTATTTTCATTATCTGGGAGAGTCCTTAAAGGAGTTAGATCACTTTCCGGAGAGTATTACCGCTTATAAGCAATCCGTAAAAATTGACAGTACCCATTTGCGAAGCCTGTTTCAATTGGGGAAATATTACGTAATGCAAAGAGAGCGGGACTCCGTATTGAAATATGTGGACAAAGGACTTCATTTCTATGGAAACGATGTAAGTTTGATCAACCTGAAGGCACTGGCCTATTATAATGACCACTACTTATGGCAAGCCATTCCTTTGTTTGAAAGATTGGTAGAATTGGGAGAGGATAAGGAGTATATTCATGAAAGAATGGGGCATGCCTATTTAATAATGCATAGGTATACCGAAGCAAAAGACGCCTATTTTAAGCTACTAGGGTTCGATGAAGAAAATCCAAAGGCATTATATGGGGTGGGAACTTCCTTCTGGAAATTGCAGGAATTGGATAGTGCCATAACGTACATTCAAAAATCCATAGAAGTACAAAAAGTGACGCTGGACAAGGAATATAATGCTTTAGCCCGATTAGCAGTGGAGCAAAACGATATAAAATTGGCTATAGGTTATTATATAAAAGCCTATCAGGAAAATTATGATGGCTATCTATATAAATATGAAATATGTTTATTGTCGGACCTATACTACAAGAATCCCAAACAGTCCTTAAAATGCTATAGGGAGTATCAACAGAAGTTTGGACACCAAAAAGACTATTTCTCCGAATTTGCTTCTAAAAGAATATCTGAAATAAAGGAGGAAATTCATATGAATACCCACTAA
- a CDS encoding M56 family metallopeptidase yields MIQYILECMVFQLLFLIVYDLFLKRETFFQWNRAYLLGSFVLSLLLPWIKIEALKSTVSQESFVYPEYLWGMDMSSGFVGAAKPTASFHLSITEMVLYAGMLIAAVLFCFKLYQLYRLKRKGEIRYFENFTRIMMHNSQMAFSFFRSIFIGDKVLEKDHDSIIQHELVHIEHRHSLDLLFFELMRIIGWFNPLVYVYQNRVSEVHEFIADAKVAKTHKSEQYQLLLSQVFQTQNISFINHFYKSSLIKKRIVMLQKTQSKQIWRLKYLLMLPLVLGMLVYTSMEGKASSTIRPDLDLETIGINYQDPIDVPFAVAEKVPVFPGCENSGDMRVCFNEMMQKHISENFRYPEEAQKKGIQGRVNIMFVIQEDGSIGDFRMRGPDTLLEEEAARIISLLPKMTPGEYKGEKVRIPFSIPITFKLQGDEDFDLIDNSSAPDMAAKYNELLKERERLLRNSNNKNPVIVNLDQQLKALQKQIGANDIYIPFATIEKAPLFPGCEDAEDRRVCFNQMMQKHISENFRYPEEAQKKGIEGRVNIMFVIQEDGSIGDLRMRGPDKLLEKEAARIISLLPKMTPGEHRGKAARVPFSIPITFKLDPEITAVPASMETDQMPAVPFAIVEEVPIFPGCENAEDKRACFNEMMQEHIAESFRYPEEAQKKNIQGRVNIMFMIGTDGFIGNVVLEGPDKLLEEEARRMVSLLPEMSPGKQKGKKVRVPYSTHITFKLQ; encoded by the coding sequence ATGATACAATATATCCTAGAATGCATGGTGTTTCAGCTATTATTTTTAATAGTGTACGACCTATTTTTAAAAAGGGAAACCTTTTTTCAATGGAACCGGGCCTACCTTCTAGGTTCCTTTGTACTTTCCTTATTGCTCCCCTGGATTAAGATTGAAGCGCTAAAATCCACCGTATCTCAAGAATCTTTTGTTTACCCAGAATATCTGTGGGGCATGGATATGTCCTCAGGGTTTGTGGGGGCAGCTAAGCCCACGGCTTCCTTTCACCTTTCCATCACCGAAATGGTTTTGTATGCAGGAATGCTCATAGCAGCAGTGTTGTTTTGCTTTAAACTGTATCAACTTTATCGACTTAAAAGAAAGGGAGAAATCCGATACTTTGAAAATTTCACCAGAATAATGATGCACAATAGTCAAATGGCCTTTTCATTTTTCAGGTCCATTTTCATAGGGGACAAAGTGTTGGAAAAAGATCATGATAGTATCATTCAGCACGAGTTGGTGCATATAGAACATCGCCACTCCTTGGATTTATTGTTCTTTGAGCTCATGCGCATTATAGGCTGGTTTAATCCCTTGGTCTATGTCTATCAAAACCGGGTTTCCGAAGTGCACGAGTTCATCGCCGATGCAAAAGTTGCCAAGACCCATAAATCAGAGCAGTATCAGTTGCTATTGTCACAGGTCTTTCAGACCCAAAACATTTCATTTATCAATCATTTTTATAAAAGTTCATTAATCAAAAAACGAATCGTCATGTTACAAAAAACACAATCAAAACAAATCTGGAGGTTAAAGTATTTATTAATGCTGCCCTTGGTATTGGGGATGTTGGTCTACACTTCTATGGAGGGTAAAGCTTCCTCTACTATTCGCCCAGATCTAGACCTTGAAACCATCGGAATTAACTACCAAGATCCAATTGATGTCCCTTTTGCCGTAGCAGAAAAGGTGCCCGTTTTTCCCGGTTGTGAAAATTCAGGGGATATGAGGGTTTGTTTTAATGAAATGATGCAGAAGCATATCAGCGAGAATTTCAGGTATCCAGAAGAGGCCCAAAAGAAAGGGATTCAAGGAAGGGTAAATATTATGTTCGTTATCCAGGAGGATGGGAGCATAGGCGATTTTCGGATGAGGGGGCCTGATACGCTTTTGGAAGAAGAGGCAGCACGCATTATTTCCCTACTGCCCAAAATGACCCCGGGCGAATATAAAGGGGAAAAGGTCCGGATTCCGTTTTCCATTCCCATTACCTTTAAATTACAAGGAGATGAGGACTTCGATTTAATCGATAATTCGTCAGCTCCCGATATGGCTGCTAAATACAATGAGTTGTTGAAAGAGCGGGAGCGATTGTTGAGGAACTCTAATAATAAAAACCCGGTAATTGTCAATTTAGACCAACAATTAAAGGCGCTTCAGAAACAAATCGGCGCTAATGATATATATATTCCTTTTGCAACCATTGAAAAGGCACCCCTTTTCCCCGGTTGTGAGGATGCGGAGGATAGGAGAGTTTGTTTTAATCAGATGATGCAGAAACATATCAGCGAGAATTTTAGGTATCCAGAAGAGGCCCAAAAGAAAGGAATTGAAGGCAGGGTTAATATTATGTTTGTTATTCAAGAGGATGGGAGTATAGGTGATCTTAGGATGCGTGGACCTGATAAGCTTTTAGAAAAAGAGGCAGCACGTATTATTTCCTTACTACCCAAAATGACCCCAGGCGAACATAGAGGTAAGGCTGCGCGGGTACCGTTTTCCATTCCAATCACTTTTAAGTTGGACCCCGAGATTACAGCGGTTCCCGCTTCCATGGAGACTGATCAAATGCCTGCTGTGCCCTTTGCAATTGTTGAAGAGGTTCCTATTTTTCCCGGTTGTGAGAATGCGGAGGATAAAAGAGCTTGCTTTAATGAAATGATGCAGGAGCATATTGCCGAAAGCTTCAGATATCCCGAGGAAGCGCAAAAGAAAAACATTCAAGGCCGAGTTAATATTATGTTCATGATCGGCACAGATGGCTTCATTGGAAATGTGGTGTTGGAGGGGCCGGACAAGCTTCTTGAGGAAGAGGCAAGACGTATGGTTTCTCTTTTGCCGGAAATGTCCCCAGGAAAACAAAAAGGTAAAAAAGTAAGGGTGCCTTATTCCACTCATATCACCTTTAAACTTCAATAA
- a CDS encoding BlaI/MecI/CopY family transcriptional regulator — protein MRQLTKAEEEVMQVLWQLQKCNVAAIIDELPEPKPAYNTVSTIVRILESKGFVDHEKEGRGHLYFPLVKKSDYGNQSINKLVDGYFQGSFKSMVSFFMKKNDMSLLELESIMKEIKKEKE, from the coding sequence ATGAGACAGTTGACCAAGGCCGAAGAGGAGGTAATGCAAGTTTTATGGCAGTTGCAAAAATGTAATGTAGCAGCAATCATAGACGAATTACCAGAACCTAAGCCGGCATATAATACAGTGTCTACTATTGTCCGAATACTAGAGAGCAAAGGCTTCGTAGACCACGAGAAGGAGGGAAGGGGACATTTATATTTTCCTTTGGTAAAGAAATCAGATTACGGGAACCAATCCATTAATAAATTAGTGGATGGCTATTTTCAAGGATCTTTTAAAAGTATGGTCTCTTTCTTTATGAAAAAGAACGATATGAGCTTATTGGAGTTGGAATCCATTATGAAGGAAATTAAAAAGGAGAAGGAATGA